GCGGTACATGTTCGTGTTCGGCACCTTGTGGCCGCCGGGCACGAGCGGCTCGAACATCGACTTGGCCGCGGGGATGCCGGTGATCGACAGGGCGCCCTGCGGGGTGCCGTGGTAGGCCACGGCCCGCGAGATGACCTTGTGCTTGGTCGGCTTGCCGGTCAGCTTGAAGTACTGCTTCGCCAGCTTCCACGCCGACTCGACGGCCTCGCCGCCACCGGTCGTGAAGAAGACGCGGTTGAGGTCACCGGGGGCGTACGCCGCGAGGCGCTCCGCGAGCTCGATTGCCTTGGGGTGGGCGTAGCTCCAGAGCGGGAAGAAGGCGAGCTCCTTGGCCTGCTTGGCGGCCGCCTCGGCGAGCTCCTCGCGGCCATGGCCGACCTGGACGACGAAGAGGCCGGCCAGGCCGTCGATGTACTCGTTGCCCTTGTCGTCCCAGATCTGCCAGCCCTTGCCCTTGGTGATGATGGGCACCGACTGGCCGAGGCCGCCGTGGGCGGTGTCCTCGAAGACGGAGTGGCGGGTGAAGTGCATCCAGAGGTGGTCGCGCGCGGCCTCCGCGTGCGGCGTGCCGGCCGGGGTGCGCGAGGCACTGGCGTCGGTGGTGAGGTCCTGCGTCGTCGTGGTCATCGTGTTCCCCAGTTGTAGAGCTGTTTGTTGAGTTTCAGGTAGACGAACGTCTCGGTGGCGGTGACGCCGGCGAGGGTGCGGATGCGGGTGGTGAGCAGGTCGAGCAGGTGCGTGTCGTCCTCGCAGACGACCTCGGCCAGCACGTCGAAGCTGCCGGCGGTCGTGACGACGTAGGTCACCTCGTCCATCGCCGAGAGCGCCTCGGCCACCGGCGTCATGTCGCCCTCGACCCGCAGGCCCACCATGGCCTGGCGCTGGAAGCCGACCTGCAGCGGGTCGGTGACTGCGACGATCTGCATGACGTCGGCGTCGAGCAGCCGCTGCACCCGCTGGCGCACGGCGGCCTCGGAGAGCCCCACGTGGGCCGCGATGGAGGCGTAGCTCTTGCGGCCGTCGTGCTGCAGCAGCTCGATGATCTGCTTCGACACGTCGTCGAGGGTCGTCGAGCTGCGGCTGCCGCGGCGCATCGGCGTCGGAGTGGAGGCCGTGGACGACGGGCCCGCGGCCGCGTGGCCGACGCCGTTTCTGCCGGTGCTGCCGGTGCTGCCGGTGCTGCCGGTGCTGCCGGTGCTGCCGGTGCTGTCGAGCCGTCTCGACGGCGCGGATGTCGGCGTGGCGGGCTGGGTGCCCCGGATGGTCGCCATGTCCACATGGTGACCTGTGGATCACGTCGTTGGCAAGCCCTGTAGATGCGGATTCCGAAGTTTCTCTGCGAGAAGCCTTCCGATTCCACCAGTGCGTGTCTAGCATGCCGCCATGACCTCAGCGCCTCCCCAGACCTCGACACCCCGACGTCTTCGCAACTTCGTCGGCGGCACCTACGTCGACC
This is a stretch of genomic DNA from Terracoccus luteus. It encodes these proteins:
- a CDS encoding Lrp/AsnC family transcriptional regulator, yielding MRRGSRSSTTLDDVSKQIIELLQHDGRKSYASIAAHVGLSEAAVRQRVQRLLDADVMQIVAVTDPLQVGFQRQAMVGLRVEGDMTPVAEALSAMDEVTYVVTTAGSFDVLAEVVCEDDTHLLDLLTTRIRTLAGVTATETFVYLKLNKQLYNWGTR